The DNA region CGAATATGTTGCAGTATATCAGCAATAATATACTGCCCTCTAATTTACATTGTCCTGATCCTTTCTGTCAAAAATCTATGAGTGTATGTTAATTCTTGTGGATGGCAAACCTAGCCTTTCCTCTTTGTTTATTATGATATGACACAACCTGTTTCATgatctttatttctcttgatgCTCTTTAACCTTACATGTGTACCATGTTTTATACTTCCCTGTCTATAGTTCGACATGATCTACGGAGTCTGCTATATGCAATGGTTTGGGCAAGCATAAGTTTGGGCATAGCTGCTTTTGTGAGAGCCAATGGTCGAATGTTCTGTAATAGGCCTAGCCTGCACCAATCAAGGCGTTGATTCTGAGTTCCGAATGTTTGATTGTTGCTATGTTGCTAAAATTGCCAGATATTTGATATGCTTTGTAAAAATTTGGTTATTGCGCTCTTTTCATGTCTTTTGACAACTTTCTTTTTGATCATCCATTTGAAAGGTCCTATTACATGATTATCTGTATATTGAAAACGAATTTAATGATTGATATTTATAGAAATTGAATCTCCACTTCGACATGATATGGTAACCCTTTAATTTTACTCTCTAACTTGTGTGAACTCCTTTCATTTGTCCTTTATGATCCTTTCTCCTTGATGCATACGTCACGTCCCAAAGGAGGGCAAGGGCTGGTGGTTGCAGCTAGTTCAGGAAATATTATGTCACGTAGCCATCCTACAagaagtactttttttttttcttacttattttacGAGGATGGTGTTTGGGCCAGTTTTCCTGCACCTCGACTACTCTATCGGGTACTTGCTCTACCTCCCATGAAATAGGCACCAGGTAAATTTACCCACCAATGCTTAGGTAGACGAGAAATAATCGCCAAACATTTTTGTCTTTGTTGGGATCTGAATCCTAGTCTGCCATGGTTTTCGCTCACTTCATTGATTGTTAGACCACACCTTTGTGTGCCCACACGATGTGTATTCAAGGAAATATTGTTTCTACTAAGTGAGGTAATATAATTTGGTGAATTGGATTTactagaaattaaaaatataatttgatgAATTAGATTTACTAGAAATTAAATCACAACATTGTGGCATCCAGATGAGTTATTTTTAGGGTAAACACCCTATTGTGGCATCCAGATCAGGTATTTTTAGGATAAACACAACATTGTGGCATCCAGATGAAGTATTTTTAGGGTAAACACTTGCTTGGCCTGCATCATCTAATCCTAATTCTTCAAAATTATTACTAAACATGTGGTTTTAAAAGGCAGGAACATAACAAGTGAGAAGTAATAACAGGCTTCTGAGATAAACAGCAGAAAACTTATAGTTGCAAAAAAGTAGAATTCTAGACTTAAATCCATTACGTGGAATGACTTGGAATGGCATAGGGAGGCCAATAGAGGTGAAACTGGATCTTATAAGTAAAAGTCATCCCAGCCAGCTCCACCGGAGAAGATGTCACGTAACCTTGAACGAACAGAAAATCACCAGTGCCCCCAACAACAGGATGGTTAGATGGCTTTGTATTGTGTGTGCCTCCCACAACTGATATTGAGCCTTTGTAATGCTTCATTTTCAAAGTGATTTTAGCAATAGAGATGCTCTGCAGTCCATCCAATGAGGATGTTATCGATGTTCCTTCAGTTATCCCTACTATCTTTGAGTTTGAATTGGCTTTTAGAGTTAGAGGATCTTGGAAGACATATACGGTGCCAAAAGGGGTTGTGGTTTGGCTAACGGCCGCTC from Lycium ferocissimum isolate CSIRO_LF1 chromosome 2, AGI_CSIRO_Lferr_CH_V1, whole genome shotgun sequence includes:
- the LOC132039770 gene encoding dirigent protein 22-like, which codes for MALSVCYSSFLPYLLLFVLLTREASSTNHHHHHHRHHHHHNELKSIHFTLFQQETINKTAYGIVKGVAGAAVSQTTTPFGTVYVFQDPLTLKANSNSKIVGITEGTSITSSLDGLQSISIAKITLKMKHYKGSISVVGGTHNTKPSNHPVVGGTGDFLFVQGYVTSSPVELAGMTFTYKIQFHLYWPPYAIPSHST